The proteins below come from a single Gordonia pseudamarae genomic window:
- a CDS encoding nuclear transport factor 2 family protein: MSTNSAPTSSRTDDIVEIGQLLAKYAVTMSTGDVQGVVSVFTPDGTYSAFGDVYPLDQFPALVTVAPKGLFVTGTPLIEFGEPDESGIVNDANGTQTLQFIDHTQTDIRIGYYTDTYRRTGDGWRLATRAMTFIRRNGEHNSGRPHVVDLSAAP; this comes from the coding sequence ATGTCAACAAATAGCGCGCCGACGAGCAGCCGCACCGACGACATCGTCGAGATCGGCCAGCTCCTGGCCAAGTACGCCGTGACGATGTCCACAGGCGATGTGCAGGGCGTCGTCTCGGTGTTCACACCCGATGGCACCTACAGTGCCTTCGGCGACGTGTATCCGCTCGATCAATTTCCCGCCCTGGTGACCGTGGCGCCCAAGGGCCTGTTCGTCACCGGTACCCCGCTGATCGAGTTCGGCGAACCCGACGAATCCGGGATCGTGAACGACGCCAACGGAACCCAGACACTGCAGTTCATCGACCACACCCAGACCGACATCCGCATCGGCTACTACACCGACACCTACCGCCGCACCGGCGACGGCTGGCGTCTGGCCACCCGGGCGATGACCTTCATCCGGCGCAACGGCGAACACAACTCCGGCCGCCCCCACGTCGTCGACCTCAGTGCCGCACCGTGA